A genomic region of Pyrus communis chromosome 14, drPyrComm1.1, whole genome shotgun sequence contains the following coding sequences:
- the LOC137715074 gene encoding tryptophan synthase beta chain 1, which produces MAAAASGSASTTCKTHRLIAPPLPKPYSSSSTQLPFKFASRATAAPTSISCSLTRDSAALQMDDKNDNGAFPVLPRPDSFGRFGKYGGKYVPETLMHALAELEAAFHALANDEEFQKELNGILKDYVGRETPLYFAERLTEHYKRPNGEGPHVYLKREDLNHTGAHKINNAVAQALLAKKLGKKRIIAETGAGQHGVATATVCARFGLQCIIYMGAQDMERQALNVFRMRLLGAEVRPVHSGTATLKDATSEAIRDWVTNVETTHYILGSVAGPHPYPMMVRDFHKVIGRETRKQALEKWGGKPDVLVACVGGGSNAMGLFHEFVDDKDVRLIGVEAAGFGLDSGKHAATLTKGEVGVLHGAMSYLLQDDDGQIIEPHSISAGLDYPGVGPEHSFLKDMGRAEYYSITDEEALEAFKRLSRLEGIIPALETSHALAYLEKLCPTLPNGAKVVLNCSGRGDKDVQTAIKHLKL; this is translated from the exons ATGGCAGCAGCAGCCTCCGGTAGCGCCTCCACCACTTGCAAAACACACCGCCTTATCGCCCCGCCGCTCCCAAAACcctactcctcctcctccacccaACTTCCCTTCAAGTTTGCCTCCCGCGCCACCGCTGCCCCTACATCCATCTCCTGCAGTCTCACCCGGGATTCCGCCGCTCTTCAGATGGATGACAAGAACGATAACGGCGCCTTCCCGGTTCTGCCCCGGCCCGATTCGTTTGGCCGGTTCGGCAAGTATGGTGGGAAGTACGTCCCCGAGACCCTAATGCACGCGCTCGCTGAGCTCGAGGCCGCGTTTCACGCTCTCGCTAATGACGAAGAGTTTCAG AAAGAGTTGAATGGCATTTTGAAGGACTATGTTGGGAGGGAAACTCCTCTCTACTTTGCGGAGCGGCTAACTGAGCACTACAAACGCCCTAATGGTGAAGGGCCTCATGTTTACCTGAAGAGGGAAGATCTTAACCATACCGGGGCCCATAAGATCAACAATGCCGTTGCCCAAGCCTTGCTTGCTAAGAAATTGGGAAAGAAACGGATTATTGCTGAGACTGGAGCAGGACAACATGGTGTTGCCACTGCCACAGTTTGTGCTCGGTTTGGATTGCAGTGTATTATCTACATGGGTGCCCAAGATATGGAAAGGCAAGCCCTCAATGTTTTCAGAATGCGGCTTCTGGGGGCTGAG gttagacCAGTCCATTCTGGGACAGCAACATTGAAGGATGCTACTTCAGAAGCGATAAGGGACTGGGTGACTAATGTCGAGACAACTCATTATATTTTGGGCTCTGTTGCTGGCCCACATCCATACCCTATGATGGTTCGGGATTTCCACAAAGTGATTGGTagagaaacaagaaaacaagcacTGGAAAAGTGGGGAGGGAAGCCAGATGTGCTGGTAGCTTGTGTTGGTGGAGGTTCAAATGCCATGGGACTCTTCCATGAGTTTGTTGACGACAAAGATGTCCGGCTGATTGGGGTGGAGGCTGCAGGGTTTGGATTGGACAGTGGAAAGCATGCTGCAACTTTGACCAAGGGGGAAGTTGGGGTCTTGCATGGAGCAATGAGCTACTTGTTACAGGATGATGATGGACAAATTATTGAGCCTCATTCTATAAGTGCAGG CCTGGATTACCCTGGAGTTGGCCCGGAGCATAGTTTTCTGAAAGACATGGGGCGTGCTGAGTATTATAGCATTACTGATGAAGAAGCATTGGAAG CTTTTAAACGATTATCAAGACTGGAGGGGATAATTCCGGCTTTGGAGACATCTCATGCACTGGCTTACTTAGAGAAGTTGTGCCCTACGCTCCCCAACGGCGCCAAGGTCGTGCTTAACTGCAGTGGCAGAGGGGATAAGGATGTCCAAACCGCCATCAAGCACTTGAAGCTTTGA
- the LOC137715355 gene encoding glucose-6-phosphate/phosphate translocator 1, chloroplastic-like, with protein sequence MICSVKQYTGVTNGSDIFLRRSTRPPPVQRSLFLPSLPAHQPHRSGISLQKALHVSVIGGLGALPKPTRMSVIKCQAFEADRSQPIESNVELPKIDAKVEAAKKLKIGVYFAMWWALNVVFNIYNKKVLNAYPFPWLTSTLSLACGSLIMLVSWATRIAEAPKVDMEFWKALFPVAVAHTIGHVAATVSMSKVAVSFTHIIKSGEPAFSVLVSRFLLGESFPTSVYLSLLPIIGGCGLAALTELNFNMIGFMGAMISNLAFVFRNIFSKKGMKGKSVSGMNYYALLSIMSLIILTPFAIAVEGPQMWKAGFDSAFAQIGPNLIWWMAAQSVFYHLYNQVSYMSLDEISPLTFSIGNTMKRISVIVSSIIIFRTPVQPVNALGAAIAIFGTFLYSQAKQ encoded by the exons ATGATCTGCTCCGTGAAGCAATACACCGGCGTGACAAATGGGTCCGACATCTTTTTACGGCGCAGCACACGGCCGCCGCCGGTGCAACGATCGCTGTTTCTGCCTTCTCTTCCGGCGCACCAGCCTCACAGATCAGGAATCTCGTTGCAAAAGGCCTTGCACGTGTCTGTGATCGGCGGCCTCGGAGCTTTGCCGAAGCCGACTCGAATGAGTGTGATCAAATGTCAGGCGTTCGAGGCCGACCGATCACAGCCGATCGAGTCCAACGTCGAGCTTCCGAAAATCGATGCTAAAGTGGAGGCAGCGAAGAAGCTGAAGATCGGTGTGTATTTTGCTATGTGGTGGGCGCTGAACGTGGTGTTCAATATATACAACAAGAAGGTGTTGAATGCTTACCCTTTCCCATGGCTGACCTCCACCCTGTCTCTGGCATGTGGGTCTTTGATCATGCTGGTCTCTTGGGCCACCAGGATTGCTGAGGCCCCCAAAGTTGATATGGAGTTCTGGAAAGCTCTGTTTCCT GTTGCTGTGGCGCATACGATTGGGCATGTAGCAGCTACTGTTAGTATGTCTAAGGTTGCAGTTTCTTTCACCCATATCATCAAGAGTGGAGAGCCAGCTTTCAGTGTGTTGGTTTCGAGGTTCTTGCTGGGCGAGTCCTTCCCTACATCGGTCTACCTTTCCCTCCTTCCAATCATCGGTGGTTGCGGTCTTGCTGCCTTGACAGAGCTTAACTTTAACATGATAG GATTCATGGGGGCTATGATATCAAACTTGGCATTTGTATTTCGGAACATATTTTCAAAGAAGGGCATGAAGGGGAAGTCTGTTAGCGGAATGAACTATTATGCTCTTCTATCCATTATGTCTCTAATAATTCTCACACCATTTGCGATTGCGGTGGAGGGACCACAGATGTGGAAAGCTGGATTTGATTCAGCCTTTGCTCAAATTGGACCCAACTTGATATG GTGGATGGCGGCCCAGAGTGTTTTCTATCATCTCTACAACCAAGTGTCATACATGTCCCTGGACGAGATTTCTCCCTTGACATTTAGCATAGGAAACACCATGAAACGTATATCCGTCATAGTATCCTCCATCATCATATTCCGCACACCTGTCCAGCCTGTCAATGCCCTTGGAGCTGCTATTGCAATTTTCGGAACCTTCTTGTATTCCCAG